From the genome of Triticum aestivum cultivar Chinese Spring chromosome 1A, IWGSC CS RefSeq v2.1, whole genome shotgun sequence:
tcggtctacttgtcacggacgtgatgcctatatacatgatcatgcctagatattctcataactatgcgcttttctatcaattgctcgaccataatttgttcacccatcgtagaatttgctatcttgagagaagccactagtgaaacctatgacccccgggtctatcttccatcatattattttcctatcaacttgctatttctattttgcaatctttattttccaatctatacaacaaaaaataccaaaaatatttatcttattatctctaccagatatcactttcataagtgactgtgaagggatcggcaacccctttatcgcattagttgcgaggttcttgtttgtttgtgcaggtactaggcgacttgtgtgttacctcctactggattgataccttggttctcaaaaactgaaggaaatacttacgctattttgctgcgtcaccctttcctcttcaagggaaaaccaacgcatgctcaagaggtagcagagacgtatcaacatccccaagcttaattcctgctcgtcctcgagtaggtaaatgataaaaaagataatttttaatgtggaatgctacctagcataatcttgatcatgtaatctaatcatggcatgaatattaagacacgagtgattcaaagcaatagtctatcatttgacattaagaaaataatacttcaagcatactaataaagcaatcatgtcttttcaaaataacatggccaaagaaaattatccctacaaaatcatatggtctggcgatgctccatcttcaccacacaaagcattcaaatcatgcacaaccccgatgacaagccaagcaattgtttcatacttttgatgttctcaaaccttttcaactttcacgcaatacatgagcgtgagccatggatatagcactataggtgaaatagaatatgatggtggaggttgcgtggagaagacaaaaaggaggaaagtctcacatcgacacggctatcaatgggctatggagatgcccatcaattgatgtcaatgcgaggaggattgccatgcaacagatgcactggagctgtaagtgtatgaaagctcaaactgaaaactaagtgggcgtgcatccaacttgcttgctcatgaagaccacgagcatttgaggaagcccatcatcggaatatacaagccaagtcctataatgaaaattcccactagtatatgaaagtgataactcaagagactctctatatgaagaacatggtgctactttgaagaacaagtgtggtaaaaggatagtaacattgccccttctttctttttctcttttttctctttttttatttttgtctctctcttttttttcttttttgtaggcttctttggcctctttttttttggggggggggggcttctttggccacttctATTTTGATAagctcacatgggacaatgttctaataatgatgatcatcacacttttatttacttacaactcaatattacaactcgatactagaacaaagatatgactctatatgaatgcctccggcggtgtaccgggatgtgcaatgatctagcctagcaatgacataaaaaacgaacaagcccatgaaaacatcatgctagctatcttacgatcatgcaaagaaatatgaaaataaatgctcaagtcatgtatatgatgatgatggaagttgcatggcaatatatctcagaatggctatggaaatgccatgataggtaggcatggtggctgttttgaggaagatataaggaggcttatgtgtgatagagcgtatcgtatcacgggatttggatgcaccggcgaagttcgcaccaactctcgaggtgagaaagggcaatgcacggtaccgaagaggctagcaatgatggaagggtgagagtgtgtataatccatggactcaacattagtcataaagaactcacatacttattgcaaaaatctattagtcattgaaacaaagtactacatgcatgctcctagggagatagattggtaggaaaagaccatcgctcgtccccgaccgccactcataaggaagacaatcaataaatacctcatgctccaacttcgttacataacggttcaccatacgtgcatgctacgggaatcacaaacttcaacacaagtatttctacaatccacaactacccactagcatgactccaatatcaccatctttatatcgcaaaactattgcaaggaatcaaacatatcatattcagtgatctataagttttatgtaggattttatgactaaccatgtgaatgaccaattcccgtcatctctctaaatagatataagtgaagcaatagagtttaattctttctacaaaagatatgcccacgctctaacaaatataagtgaagcaaaagagcattctacaaatggatgttttctatgtgaagagaaacaggcaatccaaacatcaaatgatataattaagtgaagcacatgaagcattctataaagccatactcaaaagatataagtgaagtgaaaatagcattctataaatcaaccatggactatctcataccagcatggtgcatcaaagaaaagtgaaaactacatgcaaaagacgctccaagatttgcacatatcacatgaacgaaacgaagacgaaaacataccgatacttgttgaagaaagatgggatgccttccggggcatccccaagcttagacgcttgagtctacttgaatatttacttggggttccttggtcatccccaagattgagctcttgcctctcctccttctcctcatatcgagacatcctcgatctttgatcacttcatccacacaaaactcaacaaaaagctcggtaagatcctttagtataataaagcaaatcactattctaagtattgttgcaaaccaattcatattttgtttttgaattatagctattgtaatataacttttccatggcttaatccactgatagaaatcgatagtttcatcaaaaaagaatctgtcttaaacaggacagtctgtagtaatctgaacattcaccatacttttgtTATCCCAAAAATTCCgaaacaattttgaaaaataaaaaaattatatagaaatacagtgcaaaacgtttcagaaccgtttgacgttccagtaaaaaaatgtaaaatcgcccactacagccaaagtttcttttttgcaccgcacaaaccaacaagcaatgtaaacatcctaaaggcaaatcttggcatattatttttatgatacaataGATTTGTACAATGGGATAATTAATTTTGCTGACAAGTTTTTGTAATCAagggtcacaaagtttccatgggcatgaacaaagttcaaggctaactcacactttaacaatgcttgtctttcttactttcgcttttctttttaaaaaagttttaggttcccctctttatttattttttgtttttaaactttataaaagcacacaacagaaataaatgactctctaaaacttccgggttgtctccctggcagcgctttctttaaagccattaagctaggcatatagtgctcaagtaatggatccacccggatccctaggtatatcaaagccaattttaattaacaatgatttgtgatttagtagtgaacacaaagtaacatatatcatgcaacaatgaagtctaactctattcctatgcatcggcatgtcataaaagaacaattcatgcacacatagtaaaggccaatgcatagtataaacaatttcttgcaattttatcatattggaaacatggagaggcggagatgtagttactctctcataataattgcaattaggagcagcaaccacatgcatattatatctatcaaaatcatcatgtgtactagtgaaacacaacccatcaatataatccttaataagggcaaacttctctgatatagtgtagtgggagaattcaaaaagataataggactatcatgcgtgggtgcaatagaaaaaatttcatgtttaatataaggaactataacaagttcatctccataagaataattcatattggcatcttggccacaagcataccaaccatcatcaaaaagggatatttcaaaagaatcaacgggatcataacaatcatcatagcattcatccttcggtaaattcgaagggaaattaaacaatgtatgggataaagagttactctcattagatggtgggaatgggtgatcaatccgctcttcctccttttgttcttcgctctcctcctcatctttttcatccaatgagctcacaatgtcattaatttcttcttccatagactcctgaaaAATATTAATcttttcttggacagcggaggagtcctcaatatatggttcaggaaaaacataggaattctaataaaaagaatcaaataaaaaTCAAACCACATGAAAAGGCATATTTTTTTGAGTGGAATGAAAGGGTATAATTAGCATGTTATCACGCCATTAAGGATCTCAGTCTTGTTCTTCGTGCGTAGGAAACTGAAAAAGTGGTTCAATTGTATtgtaaaattcctatgtttttccatATGAAAGGATTATTTCATCCATTTTTTCTTTGCTACGTTCCTTTGAACCAAAGCCTTGAATAGGTTCTACATGATCAATTAACACATGTGCAACAACATTTGCTttccacggatgtattttttttacttcgtAATCAGCATTTTTTATACACGTCAGCATTTTTTAAATCAGCTGTCAATTTGGTGATTATCCTTCTACAAATGATTCCTCTTTCTTTGAGGGACATCTGAAAATCATCCTCGATGAATATGTCCATTGCATATGACTAGTAATGAAAATTCAGAAAATTCTAGTCAAGTAGATTCAGCTGCTGGATGCAGATCCAACGGCCGACGTAACCCCTACACCGGCCTACACACCCTCACACCCCCACCGCCCTACACAGAAGCTTCCCGAAGGAAAGGCTAATGGCCGCGGCCGCCACCCCTTCGCCGGAGATGGCGCTCCCAGCGGCGGACGACAAGGAGGACGAGGACGAGTGCCGCATCTGCCGCCTCCCCGCCGATGCGGACCGCCCCCTGCGCCGTCCCTGCGGCTGCCGCGGCAGCATGAGGTTCGTCCACGACGACTGCCAGCTCCAATGGATCGCCCGCCGCCGCAAACTCCCCCGCTGCGAGGTATcgtctctctcctccccgccgccactccACCCCACCCCCGTCCCGGTAGGGTTTCCGTTTCATATTGTTGGTGTGGTATACGCGCGCTTAGTTCATTGTCTCTCTTTTTCAATCTCGTCTAGATTCATCCTGATTAGCATAGATTTCAGTAGTAAAGATTACTATGTGCATGTAATGATGCATTGCCAATCTCCATGACCCCCCGATGAAAATATCCCTCTCTGCAATGTAATACGTTCCTGTCTGTCATATTGTTGCTGTTGTGGTAGTGCTGAATTCCTTTTCCAGTTCCAGTTCCATTTTGATGTGATGCCAACGCTGACGCGCACGACCATTCTTTGTATCATTGCAGGTGTGCAGACGCCGCATCTCCATCCGGCCCCTCTACGCCGCGGACGCCCTGGTGAGGCTGCCCGTTTCCGAGCTCATGGCGGGTCTGCCCAGCAAGCTCATTGGGCTGCTGCTCCCCCTCTTCTTCGCCGTCTGCGTTGTCCGGGAGTTTGTCGTTCCGCTGACCACCTGCTGGGCATGGCGCCTCGCGCTCGCCACCGACTTTGCTCGAGCGCATCATCTGCTCTCCCTGCGCCTACCCATGGCCTCATGGACCTGCATCCCTGCTTCAGTTGCGCTCTGCATGGAGCTTGCACGCTTGGTTGCGCCATTTTCTGTAGCTCCATTTGCACGCTGGGTTGCACGCCTGGTAGCTCAGATTCAGAGTCAGGAGCCTGGGTTATATGAGGCACTGCAAGTCCTTGCGATATTTGCTGTTGAAGTTTCCCTGGTGGTATGGTTATTGCTTTCTCAACCAATATCCTATGTCCGTTACTTATATTTGTTTATTTGTTCTAAACTTCTGATGCTATGGGGATTCTGTGGTTGATTAGATTATTCTAGCTTCCCATATCCTAGTAAAGCATCTGTTAATGCAGTTCTGTCCTGAGAATTTAGCTAATCTTGCCAATGTTTTTGTCCTGATTGTCTATTTACAGTTGGTCACGGCGTAATATGGCTCTAGTTAGAAGTGTACCATCTTGGATGTGTCCAGAATATTGCAAGAAATAGTAGCAAGACTTAAATGTTTGTCTATTACAAGTTGTTCTATAATATAATATGACAATGTTCAATTCCTTGCTTCTTTTCCTACCTTGCAATTGCACCTCTGTCCGTTGGTCAGGATAGGTATACTAGTTGGCGGACTAATACTGAATAACTAATACTGGATAGGTATACTAGTTGGTCAGAATATAGATGTTGGATTTCTTCCGGTTATTATTTCAAGTGCACCCTAAAACTGTCTTAGCTTATTCTTTTGGTGCTTTAGTTGCTATCACTattttaaatagcccgctatagctccgctatagcacgctatagcgtttacaaaaggtcttgcgctaagagactttggtccaaacaaatgaacaaaaacattttaaatagcgcgctatagctccgctatagcacgctatagcatttgaaagaggtccgccgctaagatgcttagcgcgctatttaaaactttggtTGCTATGCTAATTTAGTACTTGTAGGAAATATTTATTACCTTAAGGAAATATTTATGACCCTTATTACCTTAAGGAAATATTTATTACCTTAAGTTAATCTGACACCCTAAAACTGTCATAGTATATACTCactcgttccaaaataagtgtttgAACTAAAaacacgacacttattttggaatggagggaataTTTATTACCTTAAGTTAATTTGACCCTTGTTTATCTACAAGGTTGTGGGCTTGTAGCTTAGTTGTGTCTTTCTGGAGAATGAGTGCCTTAAATTTCTTTTGCTTGTTTGTTTCTAGAATGATCTAACAGTATACTTGTCAATCAGGTGTTAATAGTTGACATGGCCCTTGCTTGTATTCTTTGTTTTCTCCCATTCTCTCTGGGAAGGATAATCCTATGGTCGAGATCGTGTCTCAATCTTGGCAATGAGGATGAAATCAATTGTTACACTTCAACAGCTTCTACCCTTCTAATTGGATATGGATTTATCTTTAAGGTGGGTGCAACTCTTGCTGGGTTGCATACGTTTTATCTCTACTTGAGGGGCAAGCGCCTTGTGATTGCAATTTTCTATAGAAGTCTGCATGCTATATTCTTCAGAGGGATCGTAAATCCAACCACTGTTGCAAATGTTTCTCTTAATATCCTAAACAATGTGATAGTGTTCCCATTGTTCTTCGGCTGGTCGCTTGGTATCTGCACTTCGAAATTGTTTGGTGCAACAATGTCTCAGAGGTTCAGATTCCTGATTGCTTCATCTTTTGCTTCTGCCGCCCTTCATTGGCTTATGGAATTCTCCTTTTTGAATCTACGCCGCAGATTATCCCGATTTCTTCACAAGGTATTTATTTTACTTATATATGATCTCATCATGTCATTAGTGATGCAGAACAGAATTCATGTGTTTCTTTTAGTAGATATTGGGGCCAGGAGTGGCCACTCCCTTTCTCGACCGTAATGTTTCCGAACTATTCTACACATTTTATCTGAAGTGGCTTGTTGATCTTTTTATCGACACTATCTTTATTGCTCTGGTCATTTCTGTTCCTATCAAAATTGTTGATCTATTGGCACCAACGGTGTTCCCTCTAGAAATCCCGTAAGTATTCAATTTGTGTTCTCCATCTTATGTATTTGCTGGTCTAgtcactcaaaatattaattttaCTATTTGTGAATCGTAGATACTTCGATCATCCTGCTAGGGGCACATCAGTTTGGCAAGGGCCACTAAACTTTACAGAGTCACTTTCTGGTGTTATTCATACGAGGTATCTCATTGGTAAAGTAGTTGTATACCTTGAGCCCCTAGTGGAGAGGGTAATGGGGTATTGGTTTGTTACTACTGGACAGCCTCTTGGGAACAATGTTGCGCCAAAAGACCAGTATGGTAGCAGCGATGATGCTAAGGATGACTGGTAACACCCACACTTCCATTCATTCAGGAGCTGCAGAGTCTGCACTAATTTCACCATTTTTAGCCTGACTGAATCTACATTCAACTAAAATTTGATCCATCTTTTTACTTTCATTTTGTTCCGATGTTCACTGTTTGTTTGGGGTACTTCCGTTTTGGTGGATAGACAGTAGTTTTGGCATGTGCTCTCTTTGCTCCTTTCTATTGAAGGGGGCAGTCC
Proteins encoded in this window:
- the LOC123057325 gene encoding probable E3 ubiquitin ligase SUD1, with protein sequence MAAAATPSPEMALPAADDKEDEDECRICRLPADADRPLRRPCGCRGSMRFVHDDCQLQWIARRRKLPRCEVCRRRISIRPLYAADALVRLPVSELMAGLPSKLIGLLLPLFFAVCVVREFVVPLTTCWAWRLALATDFARAHHLLSLRLPMASWTCIPASVALCMELARLVAPFSVAPFARWVARLVAQIQSQEPGLYEALQVLAIFAVEVSLVVLIVDMALACILCFLPFSLGRIILWSRSCLNLGNEDEINCYTSTASTLLIGYGFIFKVGATLAGLHTFYLYLRGKRLVIAIFYRSLHAIFFRGIVNPTTVANVSLNILNNVIVFPLFFGWSLGICTSKLFGATMSQRFRFLIASSFASAALHWLMEFSFLNLRRRLSRFLHKILGPGVATPFLDRNVSELFYTFYLKWLVDLFIDTIFIALVISVPIKIVDLLAPTVFPLEIPYFDHPARGTSVWQGPLNFTESLSGVIHTRYLIGKVVVYLEPLVERVMGYWFVTTGQPLGNNVAPKDQYGSSDDAKDDWRLAAVRTVSRAVVAWLAALIFNSAVLLLPISVGRALLFAIPQLLVADGLKSNDLFAVAVGLCIISTIIAACRDLSAHLISGETCLLALQRHLLLCIWSVVVPLLTGLLVDLSLTSPFFVGRDDEFPATSFFRTWLLGRIFKQLWIKCLVDKRWKAKLDRAKEDLSAGLGPMWRFFQDMCVPVVATLLAALVVPYVLARGVFPGLGYPTAVNSTVYRFAWSGGLGVCALCWLAKGLCVMLHDSIKEDRYAIGRRLEDVGDGS